Genomic segment of Salvia hispanica cultivar TCC Black 2014 chromosome 2, UniMelb_Shisp_WGS_1.0, whole genome shotgun sequence:
AAAGAGTAGGGTTTGATACGtaggaattttatttttttaaatgaataagaaaataatgtaagtttgattaaaaaactagaaataattaaaaattgcacgCCAAGTCTCATTAAAAAGCCAAAACGCTCGTGAAAAGCGCGTGGCAACAAAATTACCCGCACTGTAGCAGTCCCACCCTTTCAcacccgccgccgccgctcctTCCTTGTATATAgaggaaagggaaaaaaagcaAACGAAGTTAGAGAACCCTAGCCTCCTCCCTCCCTCCCTCTCTCACGCTATCCACCAATGGCGCAGTCCCTAGAGCTTCTGCTTATCCAGTTCCTCATGCCGGACAACGACGCCCGCCGCCAGGCCGAGGATCAGATTAAGCGGCTGGCCAAAGACCCGCAGGTGGTGCCGGCTCTCGTCCACCACCTCCGCACCGCCAAAACCCCCAACGTCCGTCAGCTCGCCGCCGTTCTCCTCCGCAAGAAGATCACCGGCCACTGGGCCAAGCTGTCGCCCGAGCTCCGCCAGCTTGTCAAACAATCTCTCATCGAGAGCATCACCGTGGAGCATAGGTTTTGCCTCTTTTGTTGATTCAAACGTCGAAACATGTTTTcgctttttcaatttttcaattttctgaCTTCTGATTGAATTCGCCTTAAGTTTCAATGCTGTGTTCTGTATACTTCAATTGGACAACGGATAATCAGAATCTCATATAGTTATCTATCCTCTTTGGCAGTCCACCAGTGAGGCGAGCTAGTGCAAATGTGGTTAGCATCGTTGCCAAGTATGCCGTCCCAGCTGGAGAGTGGTCGGATTTGTTGCCATTTCTATTCCAATGCAGTCAAAGTGCACAAGTAGAACACAGAGAGGTGTGTTGCTAGATGTGCAGATCACTGAAGTCCTTTTTAATTACTGTTGTTCCATTTATGGGGATCATGTATAAACAGATATTCAAGccacaatataaaatttgattgcaATAGTCAACCAGTATTTAAAAACCATAGAAGTGAAACTAAAGCATTTCTTTGTCCATCTCTAACTGTCACGGTTTACTGGATTTACAACTTCTCAGATCGCCATATTTTCTGCATTTTGTTTCTCCTAGCCTTTTTCTAACTAGTCCTAAAAGAGAGATGAGACTTTGAGCTTCTTCTATGGGAGCTGTTGTAAGCTTATTAAACAATTCTTCAGTTTAGATTGCACCTCTATAGTCCAGCCTGCACTCAGTGGGGAAATATTTCACATGTGCTGATGTggattctttccttttttttgttttttcaattgaCTATATGAATTTGAACATTCATTTTAGACTGACTAGCTAACTTAATAATGATTTCTTTTTCCCTTTGATCCTTTTTTGGCTGCTCTTTTTTAATGTACTTGCATAATAATCTTTGTTTTTCTCCTAGGTGGCGTTGATACTTTTCAGCTCCTTGACAGAAACTATTGGAAATTCGTTTCGACCATATTTTGCAGATTTGCAGGCTCTGCTACTTAAGTGCCTTCAGGATGAGACCAGTAACTGTGTTAGAGTTGCTGCTCTCAAGTAAGATAATTTCTTGAGGATTTGTGGGgaatgataatattttatgatggATGATATATCCGCGGAAGGTTCTTACATATGTGTTTTGCTATGTCAGGGCGGTTGGTTCTTTTCTGGAGTTCACTCATGATGAGGTTGAAGTGGTGAGTTTAGATTTCTTTGCTTCATTGGCTATCTCTTGATCAAGCTACTCAGCTAAATACTCTTTATTACAAACATCTGATGTATTAATACTTAACCTCATGACTAGATAGAAGTAGTGagttcaaatttgaaatttctgCCTTTTATTGGCTCTCTGGATCCAGCTGCTCACAGTGaaattctttctatttttgctaCAAAAGTTCTATATAGATACTTATATAATGTCTTGTTGAATACTTGAATAGTGGTAAACTCATATTATTGTGTGATTCAGACACATCTCCTTTGATGATTAATTTGTCATTCTCGATTTCATGAAATCAATTTTCTGATCCGAATGTTGAACAATGCTATTTCAATAGTCACAACAGACATTTTAGTACTGCAAATTGATGATTGACCTTGTTCTTTTAATTTCCTATTTCTACTTGAAACTATGTTACCTTCTGGATGCATTCCTAAGGACAATGCTTGCATGTTGTAGATCAAGTTCAGAGAGTTTATTCCTAGCATTTTGAATGTATCGAAACAATGCCTTGATTCTGGCGAGGAAGATGTTGCTATGATTGCTTTTGAGATCTTTGATGAGTTAATCGAGTCTCCTGCTCCTCTCCTTGGTGATTCTGTGAGAGCCATTGTTCAGTTTTCTCTTGAAGTTTGTTCAAAAGATAATTTGGAACCTAATACGCGTCATCAGGTTAACATCACCAAACATGATACTTCCTTGCAGTTTTAGCATTCTATACTTAGGAGTTGGCTTGACTTCTCATTGCTTCATTTGTGGTAGgctattcaaataatttcatgGCTTGCAAGATATAAATCAAGTTCCCTGAAAAAGTACAAGTTGGTTGTACCAATCCTGCAAATCATGTGCCCTTTACTTGCAGAGTCAACCGACagggatgatgatgatgatctgTCACCTGATCGAGATGCTGCTGAGGTTATTGATACTATGGCCATAAATCTGTCAAAGCAAGTGTTTCCTCCCGTTCTCGAATTTTCTTCTTTGAGGAGTCAGGATGCAAATCCAAAGTTCAGGGAGGCTTCAGTTACAGCTCTAGGTGTTATATCTGAGGGCTGTTTGGAGTTGATGAAGGGCAAACTGGAACCTGTTCTTCATATTGTCTTGGGAGCTCTTAGAGATCCTGAGCAAATGGTGCGCGGGGCTGCGTCTTTTGCACTCACACAGTTTGCTGAGCATCTGCAGCCTGAGATAGTATCTTACCATGAAATTGTTCTTCCTTGTATTTTGAATGCTCTAGAAGATGCATCTGATGATGTCAAGGTTGATGCATACATAGTATTATATAGGCTTTTATTGTATCATTTCTTTGCTTTATctcatagtaatatttaacTTGTCATAACAGGAGAAGTCATATTACGCACTAGCAGCATTTTGTGAGAACATGGATGACGCAattcttccttttttggaCCCTTTAATGGGAAAATTGCTTGCTGCTCTCCAAAATAGTCCCCGTAATTTGCAGGAGACATGCATGGTACCGTACTTCTACATTGGCAGTCTAATGTTCCAACTTAATGTTTTAACATTCTGTTTGCTGGTATTGTAGTCAGCAATAGGCTCAGTTGCATCTGCTGCAGAACAAGCTTTCCTTCCATATGCAGAAAGGGTTCTTGAgttgatgaaaatatttatggtGCTTACAAATGACGAGGACCTCCGTTCAAGAGCAAGGGCTACCGAGTTAGCTGGTATAGTTGCAATGTCTGTTGGCAGGGCTAGGATGGAGCCAATTTTGCCCCCCTTCATTGAAGCTGCAATATCTGTATGAAGCTTTTCATCTGTTGTCCTGCAGTTATCACTTAGAATTTTTGATTGAGGGATATGATATTTCAGGGTTTCAGCCTGGACTTCAGTGAACTCCGGGAGTACACTCATGGATTCTTCAGCAATGTTGCTGAACTTTTAGAAGATGGGTTTTCTCAGGTAGGTTTTATTCCATAATGCTTTAACACACAGACAGAGATCTTACATCTAAAGCATCCATTGTATGTTGGAACAGTACCTTCCACATGTTGTTCCTTTGGCCTTTTCCTCTTGCAACCTTGATGATGGTTCTTCCGTGGATGTTGAGGAATCTGATGAGGATGATAATGTCAACGGATTTGGTGGCGTCTCTTCTGATGATGAAGCACACGATGAACCTAGAGTTCGTAATATTAGTGTAAGAACAGGTGTTTTGGATGAGAAAGCAGCTGCTACCCAAGCTCTTGGCTTGTTTGCTCTGCATGCAAAGAGTTCCTATTCACCGTatcctttttttcttcctaTGCATGTATGTGTATGTAGTTATCCTTGTATGGCTGCATTAAAGGGACAGTTTACGATAATTTGCTACCTTAATTACAATCAAAGGTACATAGAGGAGACCTTGAAGATTTTAATCAGACATTCTACTTACTTTCACGAGGATGTTCGCCTTCAGGCAATAACTTCACTGAAATGTGAGTAATAATGGTCATTGTGTACTTGAGTTGCTATACAGACAGTGTCTTCATAGGTCGTTCTTTATAATGATATATTTGTGCTTGTTATGTAAAAACATCATATAGAGTTACATTTCTTTGGAACTCATATCTGGACTTGGCAAAATGCTCCCTTGCACAATTCTCCTTGAAGATTATTGCAGTGCTTTCTGATATTTACTGATTGGTTTGTAATAAATTCAGCAAATGTTACATGGATATTTGTAAAGATGCTAAACCATCAGTTCCATTAGAAATGTATACATTGAATGCTTCATTGTGATGACAATCTGCTTTCAGTTTCCATAGCATCCTAGTAGTCCTTGTTTCATTGTCTAGTCCTGTTTTGTCAAGTATGAGACAGTAAGCTATCTGAAATTCTTAATTCAAGttaaaagtggaaaaaagtaCTACCACCATTGGTTTTTCTACTTGTATTTTGGACTAGAAACTTGCCTTTTTTGCTCTCACTTTGTTCCTGGTATGATGCTCATCCGATTGTACTTAGGTGGCACACAGTATATTCTGCTACGTTATATACTCTTACCTTCTGAATT
This window contains:
- the LOC125205739 gene encoding importin-4, with the translated sequence MAQSLELLLIQFLMPDNDARRQAEDQIKRLAKDPQVVPALVHHLRTAKTPNVRQLAAVLLRKKITGHWAKLSPELRQLVKQSLIESITVEHSPPVRRASANVVSIVAKYAVPAGEWSDLLPFLFQCSQSAQVEHREVALILFSSLTETIGNSFRPYFADLQALLLKCLQDETSNCVRVAALKAVGSFLEFTHDEVEVIKFREFIPSILNVSKQCLDSGEEDVAMIAFEIFDELIESPAPLLGDSVRAIVQFSLEVCSKDNLEPNTRHQAIQIISWLARYKSSSLKKYKLVVPILQIMCPLLAESTDRDDDDDLSPDRDAAEVIDTMAINLSKQVFPPVLEFSSLRSQDANPKFREASVTALGVISEGCLELMKGKLEPVLHIVLGALRDPEQMVRGAASFALTQFAEHLQPEIVSYHEIVLPCILNALEDASDDVKEKSYYALAAFCENMDDAILPFLDPLMGKLLAALQNSPRNLQETCMSAIGSVASAAEQAFLPYAERVLELMKIFMVLTNDEDLRSRARATELAGIVAMSVGRARMEPILPPFIEAAISGFSLDFSELREYTHGFFSNVAELLEDGFSQYLPHVVPLAFSSCNLDDGSSVDVEESDEDDNVNGFGGVSSDDEAHDEPRVRNISVRTGVLDEKAAATQALGLFALHAKSSYSPYIEETLKILIRHSTYFHEDVRLQAITSLKYILEAVQAVFQNHNEGIIKIKEVFDTVLNIYIKTMTEDDDKEVVAQACMSVADIMKDFGFMAVEPYIPRLVEATLALLREESTCQQIESDSEVDEDDADHDDVLMDAVSDLLPAFAKALGAQFAPIFSQLFEPLMKFSKQSRPPQDRTMVVATLAEVAQHMGAPIAGYVDAVMHLVLKELGSPDATNRRNAAFCVGELCKNGGSSVVKYNADILSRLHPLFGESEPDNAVKDNAAGAVARMIMSHPENIPLHQVIPILLQVLPLKEDHEESTAVYGCICNLVLSSNSHILSFAPQLVSIFAQVAESPVESDEVKFHIGRAFSHLISIYGHQIQPVLGNLSPAQANALAAIAPKS